From a region of the Solanum stenotomum isolate F172 chromosome 2, ASM1918654v1, whole genome shotgun sequence genome:
- the LOC125855628 gene encoding calmodulin-binding transcription activator 3-like isoform X2, which translates to MADSRRYGLNAQLDIEQILLEAQHRWLRPAEICEILKNYQKFRIAPEPPNRPPSGSLFLFDRKVLRYFRKDGHSWRKKKDGKTVKEAHERLKAGSIDVLHCYYAHGEENENFQRRSYWMLEEEMSHIVLVHYREVKGNRTNFSRIREPQQVTPDLQETDEDVHSSEVDSSASTKFYPNDYQVNSQVTDTTSLSSAQASEYEDAESVYNQHPTSGFHSFLDAQSSAGDGLALPYHPIPFSNDQVQFAGSSATSFSSIPPGNGNRNTTNTYIPSRNLNFPSWGTISVNNPAAYQSLHFQPSGQSGANNMMHEQGNTTMGQIFSNNFTRQEHENHIDGLGNCQTSEVDSSFISKWSMDQKLNPDLASGQTIGSSGVYGVEHHNSLEASQVLPAQQDKHPMQNELQSQLSDANIGGSLNADLDHNLSLGVKTDYSALKQPLLDGVLKREGLKKLDSFDRWISKELGDVSESHMQSNSSSYWDNVGDEDGVDNSTIASQVHLDTYVLSPSLAQDQIFSIIDFSPNWAFSGSEIKVLITGRFLKSQQEVENCSWACMFGELEVPAEVIADGVLRCHTPVQKAGRVPFYITCSNRLACSEVREFEFRVTEGQDVDVANPNSCSSSESLLHMRFGKLLSLESFVSQTSPPISEDDVSHISSKINSLLRDDDSEWEEMLHLTNENNFMAEKVKDQLLQKLLKEKLRVWLLQKVAEGGKGPNILDEGGQGVLHFAAALGYDWAVPPTIAAGVSVNFRDVNGCTALHWAASYGRERTVGFLISLGAAAGALTDPTPKHPSGRTPADLASSNGHKGIAGYLAESSLSSHLSSLELKEKKQGENEHAFGEAVQTVSERTATPAWDGDWSHGVSLKDSLAAVRNATQAAARIHQVFRVQSFQRKQLKEHGGSEFGLSDERALSLLAMKTTRAGQHDEPHAAAVRIQNKFRSWKGRRDFLLIRQRIIKIQAHVRGHQVRNKYKNIIWSVGILEKVILRWRRKGSGLRGFKPEAPSEGSNMQGQPVQEDDYDFLKEGRKQTEERLQKALERVKSMVQYPEARDQYRRLLNVVSDMQEPNSTNDGAASYNSAEAVDFNDDLIDLGDLLDDDTFMPTAP; encoded by the exons ATATTGAGCAGATACTTTTAGAAGCGCAGCATCGATGGCTACGCCCAGCTGAAATTTGTGAAATTCTTAAAAATTACCAGAAGTTTCGAATTGCTCCAGAGCCTCCAAACAGGCCTCCAA GTGGTTCATTGTTCCTTTTTGATCGGAAGGTTTTACGGTATTTCCGCAAAGATGGCCATAGttggagaaagaaaaaagatggaaaGACTGTGAAAGAGGCTCATGAGAGGCTCAAG GCTGGAAGCATTGATGTGTTACACTGCTACTATGCTCATGGAGAAGAGAATGAGAATTTCCAAAGACGCAGCTATTGGATGCTCGAAGA GGAAATGTCACATATTGTTCTTGTCCACTACCGGGAAGTAAAG GGTAACAGGACAAATTTTAGCCGTATTAGAGAACCTCAACAAGTTACTCCTGATTTGCAAGAGACTGATGAAGATGTACACAGCTCTGAGGTGGACAGTTCCGCGTCTACAAAATTTTATCCAAATGATTACCAAGTGAACTCACAAGTCACTGACACAACTAGCCTCAGCAGTGCACAGGCCTCAGAATATGAGGATGCCGAATCAG TGTACAATCAACATCCAACTTCTGGATTTCACTCATTCCTTGATGCTCAGTCAAGTGCTGGAGATGGACTTGCTTTACCTTATCATCCGATTCCCTTCTCAA ATGATCAAGTACAGTTTGCAGGAAGTTCTGCTACAAGTTTCTCCTCAATCCCACCAGGAAATGGGAACAGAAACACAACAAATACCTATATACCCAGTAGGAACCTTAACTTCCCATCATGGGGGACCATTTCAGTTAATAATCCCGCTGCATATCAGTCTCTCCATTTTCAGCCTTCTGGCCAATCAGGTGCAAATAATATGATGCATGAACAAGGAAACACTACAATGGGACAAATATTCTCAAATAACTTCACGAGGCAGGAACATGAGAACCACATTGATGGCCTGGGGAACTGTCAG ACTTCTGAAGTTGATTCCTCATTTATATCCAAGTGGTCCATGGATCAGAAGTTGAATCCAGATTTGGCATCTGGTCAAACCATTGGGTCTAGTGGTGTATATGGTGTAGAACATCACAATTCCTTGGAGGCTTCTCAGGTACTTCCTGCGCAGCAAGATAAACACCCAATGCAGAATGAACTTCAATCACAGCTATCAGATGCAAATATTGGAGGCTCTCTAAATGCTGATTTAGATCACAATCTAAGCTTAGGGGTCAAAACCGATTATTCAGCTTTAAAACAACCTTTGTTAGATGGCGTCTTGAAAAGAGAAGGTTTGAAGAAGCTTGATAGCTTTGACCGGTGGATAAGCAAGGAACTTGGAGATGTGAGTGAGTCGCATATGCAATCCAATTCTAGTTCCTACTGGGATAATGTTGGAGATGAAGATGGAGTCGATAATTCCACAATTGCTTCCCAAGTGCATTTAGACACCTATGTGCTAAGTCCTTCACTCGCGCAGGATCAAATCTTTAGCATTATTGATTTCTCACCAAACTGGGCATTTTCTGGGTCAGAAATTAAG GTCCTCATCACTGGAAGGTTTTTGAAGTCCCAGCAAGAAGTGGAGAACTGTAGTTGGGCATGCATGTTTGGTGAGTTGGAAGTTCCAGCAGAAGTAATAGCTGATGGTGTTCTTCGCTGCCATACTCCGGTTCAAAAGGCTGGAAGAGTTCCATTCTACATAACATGCTCCAATAGGTTGGCGTGTAGTGAGGTAAGAGAATTCGAATTTCGGGTCACTGAAGGCCAAGATGTTGATGTTGCAAATCCAAATAGTTGCAGCTCCAGTGAAAGTCTTCTTCATATGAGATTCGGAAAATTATTATCTCTGGAATCCTTTGTTTCCCAAACTTCTCCACCTATCAGTGAGGATGATGTTTCCCATATATCCAGTAAAATTAACTCATTGCTAAGAGACGATGACAGTGAATGGGAGGAAATGTTGCACCTTACTAATGAGAACAACTTTATGGCAGAGAAAGTAAAAGACCAGCTCCTACAAAAGCTTCTAAAAGAGAAGTTGCGTGTTTGGCTCCTTCAAAAGGTTGCTGAGGGTGGGAAAGGTCCTAACATACTGGATGAAGGTGGTCAAGGAGTTCTACATTTTGCAGCTGCTCTTGGTTATGACTGGGCTGTACCACCTACTATAGCTGCAGGCGTAAGCGTCAATTTCCGAGATGTGAATGGATGCACTGCACTCCATTGGGCAGCATCATATGGAAG AGAGCGGACAGTGGGTTTCCTCATCTCCTTAGGTGCAGCTGCTGGAGCATTGACAGATCCTACTCCTAAACATCCTTCAGGCAGAACACCTGCTGATCTAGCTTCCAGCAATGGACATAAAGGAATTGCTGGTTACTTAGCAGAGTCTTCCTTGAGCTCCCACCTTTCTTCTCTtgagttgaaggaaaagaagCAGGGTGAGAATGAACATGCTTTTGGGGAAGCTGTTCAAACGGTTTCTGAAAGGACTGCTACACCAGCTTGGGATGGTGACTGGTCACATGGAGTCTCATTGAAGGATTCTCTTGCAGCTGTTCGTAATGCTACTCAAGCAGCTGCTCGTATTCATCAGGTCTTCAGGGTGCAGTCATTCCAGAGGAAGCAGCTAAAAGAACACGGTGGCAGTGAATTTGGACTATCAGATGAGCGTGCTCTCTCACTTCTCGCCATGAAGACGACTAGGGCTGGCCAGCATGATGAGCCTCACGCTGCTGCTGTCcgtatacaaaataaatttcgCAGTTGGAAGGGAAGAAGAGATTTTCTTCTAATCCGCCAACGAATTATTAAAATTCAG gcTCATGTGAGAGGACACCAGGTAaggaacaaatacaaaaacataaTATGGTCTGTGGGGATCTTAGAGAAGGTAATTTTGCGATGGAGGCGGAAAGGAAGTGGATTGCGTGGATTTAAACCAGAAGCACCTTCTGAAGGAAGCAACATGCAAGGCCAACCAGTGCAGGAGGATGACTATGATTTCTTAAAAGAAGGCAGAAAGCAAACTGAAGAAAGGTTGCAGAAGGCTCTGGAAAGGGTAAAGTCGATGGTTCAATACCCTGAGGCTAGGGACCAGTATAGGAGGCTGCTGAATGTTGTGTCCGACATGCAAGAACCCAAT AGTACAAATGATGGTGCAGCCAGCTACAACTCAGCGGAAGCAGTTGATTTCAATGATGATTTGATCGATCTTGGTGATCTATTGGATGACGATACTTTTATGCCTACAGCACCTTGA
- the LOC125855628 gene encoding calmodulin-binding transcription activator 3-like isoform X1 — MADSRRYGLNAQLDIEQILLEAQHRWLRPAEICEILKNYQKFRIAPEPPNRPPSGSLFLFDRKVLRYFRKDGHSWRKKKDGKTVKEAHERLKAGSIDVLHCYYAHGEENENFQRRSYWMLEEEMSHIVLVHYREVKGNRTNFSRIREPQQVTPDLQETDEDVHSSEVDSSASTKFYPNDYQVNSQVTDTTSLSSAQASEYEDAESVYNQHPTSGFHSFLDAQSSAGDGLALPYHPIPFSNDQVQFAGSSATSFSSIPPGNGNRNTTNTYIPSRNLNFPSWGTISVNNPAAYQSLHFQPSGQSGANNMMHEQGNTTMGQIFSNNFTRQEHENHIDGLGNCQTSEVDSSFISKWSMDQKLNPDLASGQTIGSSGVYGVEHHNSLEASQVLPAQQDKHPMQNELQSQLSDANIGGSLNADLDHNLSLGVKTDYSALKQPLLDGVLKREGLKKLDSFDRWISKELGDVSESHMQSNSSSYWDNVGDEDGVDNSTIASQVHLDTYVLSPSLAQDQIFSIIDFSPNWAFSGSEIKVLITGRFLKSQQEVENCSWACMFGELEVPAEVIADGVLRCHTPVQKAGRVPFYITCSNRLACSEVREFEFRVTEGQDVDVANPNSCSSSESLLHMRFGKLLSLESFVSQTSPPISEDDVSHISSKINSLLRDDDSEWEEMLHLTNENNFMAEKVKDQLLQKLLKEKLRVWLLQKVAEGGKGPNILDEGGQGVLHFAAALGYDWAVPPTIAAGVSVNFRDVNGCTALHWAASYGRERTVGFLISLGAAAGALTDPTPKHPSGRTPADLASSNGHKGIAGYLAESSLSSHLSSLELKEKKQGENEHAFGEAVQTVSERTATPAWDGDWSHGVSLKDSLAAVRNATQAAARIHQVFRVQSFQRKQLKEHGGSEFGLSDERALSLLAMKTTRAGQHDEPHAAAVRIQNKFRSWKGRRDFLLIRQRIIKIQAHVRGHQVRNKYKNIIWSVGILEKVILRWRRKGSGLRGFKPEAPSEGSNMQGQPVQEDDYDFLKEGRKQTEERLQKALERVKSMVQYPEARDQYRRLLNVVSDMQEPNMFHDLPSTNSNLSSSIVNLHMGLPDRIGVSLGEFDTLIQYTKFLSV; from the exons ATATTGAGCAGATACTTTTAGAAGCGCAGCATCGATGGCTACGCCCAGCTGAAATTTGTGAAATTCTTAAAAATTACCAGAAGTTTCGAATTGCTCCAGAGCCTCCAAACAGGCCTCCAA GTGGTTCATTGTTCCTTTTTGATCGGAAGGTTTTACGGTATTTCCGCAAAGATGGCCATAGttggagaaagaaaaaagatggaaaGACTGTGAAAGAGGCTCATGAGAGGCTCAAG GCTGGAAGCATTGATGTGTTACACTGCTACTATGCTCATGGAGAAGAGAATGAGAATTTCCAAAGACGCAGCTATTGGATGCTCGAAGA GGAAATGTCACATATTGTTCTTGTCCACTACCGGGAAGTAAAG GGTAACAGGACAAATTTTAGCCGTATTAGAGAACCTCAACAAGTTACTCCTGATTTGCAAGAGACTGATGAAGATGTACACAGCTCTGAGGTGGACAGTTCCGCGTCTACAAAATTTTATCCAAATGATTACCAAGTGAACTCACAAGTCACTGACACAACTAGCCTCAGCAGTGCACAGGCCTCAGAATATGAGGATGCCGAATCAG TGTACAATCAACATCCAACTTCTGGATTTCACTCATTCCTTGATGCTCAGTCAAGTGCTGGAGATGGACTTGCTTTACCTTATCATCCGATTCCCTTCTCAA ATGATCAAGTACAGTTTGCAGGAAGTTCTGCTACAAGTTTCTCCTCAATCCCACCAGGAAATGGGAACAGAAACACAACAAATACCTATATACCCAGTAGGAACCTTAACTTCCCATCATGGGGGACCATTTCAGTTAATAATCCCGCTGCATATCAGTCTCTCCATTTTCAGCCTTCTGGCCAATCAGGTGCAAATAATATGATGCATGAACAAGGAAACACTACAATGGGACAAATATTCTCAAATAACTTCACGAGGCAGGAACATGAGAACCACATTGATGGCCTGGGGAACTGTCAG ACTTCTGAAGTTGATTCCTCATTTATATCCAAGTGGTCCATGGATCAGAAGTTGAATCCAGATTTGGCATCTGGTCAAACCATTGGGTCTAGTGGTGTATATGGTGTAGAACATCACAATTCCTTGGAGGCTTCTCAGGTACTTCCTGCGCAGCAAGATAAACACCCAATGCAGAATGAACTTCAATCACAGCTATCAGATGCAAATATTGGAGGCTCTCTAAATGCTGATTTAGATCACAATCTAAGCTTAGGGGTCAAAACCGATTATTCAGCTTTAAAACAACCTTTGTTAGATGGCGTCTTGAAAAGAGAAGGTTTGAAGAAGCTTGATAGCTTTGACCGGTGGATAAGCAAGGAACTTGGAGATGTGAGTGAGTCGCATATGCAATCCAATTCTAGTTCCTACTGGGATAATGTTGGAGATGAAGATGGAGTCGATAATTCCACAATTGCTTCCCAAGTGCATTTAGACACCTATGTGCTAAGTCCTTCACTCGCGCAGGATCAAATCTTTAGCATTATTGATTTCTCACCAAACTGGGCATTTTCTGGGTCAGAAATTAAG GTCCTCATCACTGGAAGGTTTTTGAAGTCCCAGCAAGAAGTGGAGAACTGTAGTTGGGCATGCATGTTTGGTGAGTTGGAAGTTCCAGCAGAAGTAATAGCTGATGGTGTTCTTCGCTGCCATACTCCGGTTCAAAAGGCTGGAAGAGTTCCATTCTACATAACATGCTCCAATAGGTTGGCGTGTAGTGAGGTAAGAGAATTCGAATTTCGGGTCACTGAAGGCCAAGATGTTGATGTTGCAAATCCAAATAGTTGCAGCTCCAGTGAAAGTCTTCTTCATATGAGATTCGGAAAATTATTATCTCTGGAATCCTTTGTTTCCCAAACTTCTCCACCTATCAGTGAGGATGATGTTTCCCATATATCCAGTAAAATTAACTCATTGCTAAGAGACGATGACAGTGAATGGGAGGAAATGTTGCACCTTACTAATGAGAACAACTTTATGGCAGAGAAAGTAAAAGACCAGCTCCTACAAAAGCTTCTAAAAGAGAAGTTGCGTGTTTGGCTCCTTCAAAAGGTTGCTGAGGGTGGGAAAGGTCCTAACATACTGGATGAAGGTGGTCAAGGAGTTCTACATTTTGCAGCTGCTCTTGGTTATGACTGGGCTGTACCACCTACTATAGCTGCAGGCGTAAGCGTCAATTTCCGAGATGTGAATGGATGCACTGCACTCCATTGGGCAGCATCATATGGAAG AGAGCGGACAGTGGGTTTCCTCATCTCCTTAGGTGCAGCTGCTGGAGCATTGACAGATCCTACTCCTAAACATCCTTCAGGCAGAACACCTGCTGATCTAGCTTCCAGCAATGGACATAAAGGAATTGCTGGTTACTTAGCAGAGTCTTCCTTGAGCTCCCACCTTTCTTCTCTtgagttgaaggaaaagaagCAGGGTGAGAATGAACATGCTTTTGGGGAAGCTGTTCAAACGGTTTCTGAAAGGACTGCTACACCAGCTTGGGATGGTGACTGGTCACATGGAGTCTCATTGAAGGATTCTCTTGCAGCTGTTCGTAATGCTACTCAAGCAGCTGCTCGTATTCATCAGGTCTTCAGGGTGCAGTCATTCCAGAGGAAGCAGCTAAAAGAACACGGTGGCAGTGAATTTGGACTATCAGATGAGCGTGCTCTCTCACTTCTCGCCATGAAGACGACTAGGGCTGGCCAGCATGATGAGCCTCACGCTGCTGCTGTCcgtatacaaaataaatttcgCAGTTGGAAGGGAAGAAGAGATTTTCTTCTAATCCGCCAACGAATTATTAAAATTCAG gcTCATGTGAGAGGACACCAGGTAaggaacaaatacaaaaacataaTATGGTCTGTGGGGATCTTAGAGAAGGTAATTTTGCGATGGAGGCGGAAAGGAAGTGGATTGCGTGGATTTAAACCAGAAGCACCTTCTGAAGGAAGCAACATGCAAGGCCAACCAGTGCAGGAGGATGACTATGATTTCTTAAAAGAAGGCAGAAAGCAAACTGAAGAAAGGTTGCAGAAGGCTCTGGAAAGGGTAAAGTCGATGGTTCAATACCCTGAGGCTAGGGACCAGTATAGGAGGCTGCTGAATGTTGTGTCCGACATGCAAGAACCCAAT ATGTTTCATGATTTACCATCAACCAATTCTAATTTATCATCCAGCATTGTCAACCTTCACATGGGTTTACCTGATAGAATTGGCGTTTCACTGGGTGAGTTTGATACACTTATTCAATACACCAAGTTTCTTTCAGTGTAA